A single Bacillus sp. OxB-1 DNA region contains:
- a CDS encoding AAA family ATPase yields MKPIQLKMTAFGPYKHTETVDFTKLQDHRLFVISGATGAGKTTIFDGICFALYGQASGEDRADLRAMRSDFADDGVQTSVELIFELHNRRYRIMRQIPYTKKGNKSETLANCEFFELTPDGETPFVDRQIVTEINKKVVDLIGFTQAQFSQIVMLPQGEFRKFLTSTTDNKETIMRKIFKTEPYKEIEARLKSRKDQAQAKWSTENQSRETLYSQIPSLLPNRDSQIFNVLATGQYNAHQVIQALQEEWVFYSEKTAIMKQLYEESYAKHGKMLETYHDAKNMNDRLTELKGKEEALAGLYERKPSMDLKETRLADAERAVAISEIELQFHQLEGETISKTAALETAEKEAIEAEGFAAKADADYKAEESRNPERQQLTERLIRLKDHLPTVMNLATKKEELQQIEQRISALNVALSTATERFANEMEQVGQWKTEIGLLDRLLLPYDEKLDQLNEVNEKVKWMEDIQKLQQQIQAQEAEMADKKSVFESCQRDYEGLEQQWLANQALVLAERLQEGDPCPVCGSEHHPALLKEHSDENVTREELDRAKKRLAESENAYRTVAIQQQHAGERLEEIQNKWDVQVDYAGLLEQQRELQTEVANMRNSRRKLVQLKEELEKQEALLVRLQNDKTENERSLAELQKNFDTKEAVLKSDIDKVPEEMQELNVLQQRIMETEGLKGELDGAWQKVQEIREAAKEKLVTARSSVVHAKGSLKESIEKKEIVWKRFKEALQSSDFPTEAAYREAKMAEADRQLLKQQLAAFAQQVHTLQESITDLRASVEGREMMDLGQLELEVERLKEEYEKALTEYHSCLENEKAAREVKENIEKATLAIEQVEVEYRKILDLYEVVKGDNGAKLSFERFIQIEYLERIVQSANERLKEMSNGQFELICSARKEAHGRQSGLGLDVYDAYTGANRDVKTLSGGEKFNASLCLALGMADVIQSFQGSISIDTMFIDEGFGSLDEESLHKAIDALVELQKSGRMIGVISHVEELKAALPAILKVEKLKEGHSMTKFIIK; encoded by the coding sequence ATGAAACCGATCCAATTGAAAATGACGGCATTCGGACCATACAAACATACCGAAACGGTTGACTTCACCAAGTTGCAAGACCATCGGCTGTTTGTCATTTCAGGTGCGACAGGCGCGGGGAAGACGACGATTTTCGACGGCATCTGCTTTGCCTTATACGGACAGGCAAGCGGGGAAGACCGGGCCGATTTGCGAGCAATGCGAAGTGATTTCGCCGATGATGGCGTACAGACATCGGTGGAATTGATATTCGAATTACATAATCGGCGATATCGGATCATGCGTCAGATTCCTTATACGAAAAAGGGGAATAAAAGCGAAACACTTGCCAATTGTGAGTTCTTCGAACTGACGCCGGACGGGGAAACCCCGTTTGTCGACCGGCAGATTGTGACGGAAATCAATAAGAAAGTCGTGGATCTGATCGGCTTCACCCAAGCACAGTTCAGCCAGATCGTCATGTTGCCGCAAGGGGAATTCCGGAAGTTCCTTACATCCACTACCGATAATAAGGAAACGATCATGCGGAAAATCTTCAAAACGGAACCTTACAAGGAGATTGAAGCGCGATTAAAAAGCCGGAAAGACCAGGCCCAAGCGAAATGGTCAACCGAAAACCAGTCAAGGGAGACATTATATAGCCAAATCCCATCATTGCTTCCGAACCGGGATTCCCAGATTTTCAATGTCCTGGCCACGGGGCAATACAATGCCCATCAAGTCATACAGGCGTTACAAGAGGAATGGGTGTTTTATTCAGAGAAAACGGCGATCATGAAACAGTTATATGAAGAAAGCTACGCCAAACACGGCAAAATGCTGGAAACTTATCACGACGCCAAAAACATGAACGACCGCTTGACCGAACTGAAAGGTAAAGAAGAAGCGCTAGCCGGGTTGTATGAACGAAAACCGAGTATGGATCTAAAAGAAACACGGTTGGCCGACGCGGAACGGGCGGTTGCCATCAGTGAAATCGAATTACAGTTCCACCAATTGGAAGGGGAGACGATTTCCAAAACAGCAGCACTGGAAACTGCGGAAAAAGAGGCGATAGAGGCAGAAGGCTTTGCAGCAAAAGCCGACGCGGATTACAAAGCGGAGGAAAGCCGGAATCCGGAGCGCCAGCAGTTGACGGAACGATTGATCCGCTTGAAGGACCACCTGCCGACCGTGATGAATCTGGCGACTAAAAAGGAAGAACTTCAACAAATCGAACAACGGATCTCCGCGTTGAATGTTGCCTTATCTACCGCTACTGAAAGATTTGCCAATGAAATGGAGCAAGTCGGACAATGGAAAACGGAAATCGGTTTGCTGGATCGGCTATTGTTGCCTTATGATGAAAAACTGGATCAGTTAAATGAAGTGAATGAGAAGGTCAAATGGATGGAGGACATCCAAAAACTGCAACAACAGATCCAAGCGCAGGAAGCGGAAATGGCAGATAAAAAATCGGTTTTTGAAAGTTGCCAAAGAGATTATGAAGGATTAGAACAGCAATGGTTGGCCAACCAGGCACTGGTGCTGGCGGAGCGTCTGCAGGAGGGGGACCCTTGCCCAGTTTGCGGAAGCGAGCATCATCCGGCTCTCTTAAAGGAGCATTCAGATGAGAACGTGACCCGTGAGGAGTTGGATCGGGCGAAAAAGCGATTAGCGGAAAGCGAAAATGCTTACCGCACTGTAGCAATCCAACAGCAACATGCGGGGGAGCGGCTAGAGGAAATTCAGAACAAATGGGATGTGCAAGTGGACTACGCAGGATTGCTTGAACAGCAGCGAGAACTTCAAACAGAAGTAGCGAATATGCGAAACAGCCGCAGGAAGCTCGTTCAGTTGAAAGAAGAACTGGAGAAACAGGAAGCGCTGCTCGTCAGGCTGCAAAATGACAAAACGGAGAATGAAAGATCCCTTGCCGAATTGCAGAAGAATTTTGATACGAAGGAAGCTGTCCTCAAATCAGATATCGATAAAGTACCGGAAGAAATGCAGGAGTTGAACGTCCTTCAACAACGGATCATGGAAACCGAGGGCCTGAAGGGTGAGTTGGATGGCGCTTGGCAAAAGGTGCAGGAAATCCGTGAAGCCGCGAAAGAAAAGCTCGTGACCGCTCGATCATCCGTGGTTCATGCAAAGGGTTCATTGAAGGAGAGTATTGAAAAGAAGGAAATTGTTTGGAAACGATTTAAAGAAGCTCTCCAATCATCGGATTTCCCTACTGAAGCAGCTTACCGAGAAGCGAAAATGGCAGAGGCGGATCGGCAGCTGCTCAAACAGCAGCTTGCTGCATTTGCACAACAAGTCCATACGCTCCAAGAGTCTATCACAGATTTAAGGGCGAGTGTGGAAGGCCGGGAAATGATGGATTTGGGTCAACTGGAATTGGAAGTTGAACGATTGAAAGAGGAATATGAAAAAGCGTTGACTGAGTATCATAGTTGTTTAGAAAACGAGAAGGCGGCACGCGAGGTAAAAGAAAATATCGAGAAGGCGACGTTGGCCATTGAACAGGTGGAAGTCGAGTATAGAAAAATCCTGGACCTTTACGAAGTGGTGAAAGGGGATAATGGAGCAAAATTATCTTTCGAACGTTTTATCCAGATCGAGTATTTGGAAAGGATTGTCCAATCGGCAAATGAACGATTGAAGGAAATGTCGAATGGCCAGTTTGAATTGATCTGCAGCGCAAGGAAGGAAGCGCATGGCAGGCAAAGCGGCTTGGGCCTTGATGTGTATGATGCCTATACCGGCGCCAATCGGGATGTCAAGACATTATCGGGGGGAGAAAAATTCAACGCATCCCTTTGTCTGGCGCTTGGCATGGCGGACGTCATACAAAGTTTCCAAGGATCCATTTCAATCGATACGATGTTCATCGACGAAGGATTCGGCTCATTAGATGAAGAATCACTGCATAAAGCGATCGATGCCTTGGTCGAACTCCAAAAATCAGGGAGAATGATCGGCGTGATTTCGCACGTGGAGGAATTGAAAGCCGCCCTCCCGGCCATTTTGAAGGTGGAGAAATTAAAAGAAGGCCATAGTATGACAAAGTTTATTATCAAATAA
- a CDS encoding GntR family transcriptional regulator, whose product MPIPTEHSTPVRRTAKETAFNQLQHWIIDGTLQPGEKLNDTELAEALGVSRTPIRESLQLLEVQGFVKMYPGKATQVTEVEKEAINDLLPPLAALQALSAELAIPHMTAEIYDVLKETNDRFAQSVHSENYFSALKIDEEFHQIIVDTAKNPYILSMVESLQAHVRRLFFHNSIVLTEKSIVEHNEVIRLMQEGNREKVSTVMRENWLRAIEEFYALKKD is encoded by the coding sequence ATGCCGATACCTACAGAACATTCCACTCCAGTCAGGAGAACTGCGAAAGAAACGGCCTTTAACCAGCTTCAACACTGGATCATTGATGGAACGTTGCAGCCTGGCGAAAAATTGAACGATACAGAGCTCGCAGAAGCGTTGGGCGTTAGCAGGACACCGATCCGGGAATCATTGCAACTTTTGGAAGTCCAAGGTTTCGTTAAAATGTATCCGGGTAAAGCGACACAAGTGACAGAAGTGGAAAAAGAAGCGATTAACGATCTGCTTCCACCACTTGCTGCCTTGCAAGCTTTATCAGCAGAGCTGGCGATCCCCCATATGACTGCGGAAATATATGATGTATTAAAAGAGACGAATGACCGATTTGCTCAATCGGTGCATTCCGAAAATTACTTTTCCGCTTTGAAAATTGATGAAGAATTCCATCAAATCATTGTGGATACTGCAAAAAATCCATACATCCTTTCGATGGTCGAATCCCTTCAAGCGCATGTCCGACGACTGTTCTTCCATAATTCGATTGTGCTGACCGAGAAATCGATCGTAGAACATAATGAAGTCATCCGACTCATGCAGGAGGGTAACAGGGAAAAAGTGTCCACTGTCATGAGGGAAAACTGGTTACGGGCAATAGAAGAATTCTACGCATTAAAGAAAGACTAA
- a CDS encoding DUF2975 domain-containing protein, producing the protein MKQGSTLFLKLAVILMGIPVLALCIFLVPEIANFAAELYPDHGFLKYLVLIDLYAAAIPFYAALYQAFKLLVLIDKNSAFSDLSVAALKNIKYCGVAISLLYVAGLPLFYLIAEKDDAPGIIVIGMVIVFASMVIAVFAAVLQKLLQEAIVIKSENDLTV; encoded by the coding sequence ATGAAACAAGGGTCAACCCTTTTTCTAAAGTTGGCTGTCATCCTTATGGGAATTCCGGTTCTAGCATTATGTATTTTTTTAGTGCCTGAAATTGCGAACTTTGCTGCAGAACTATATCCCGATCATGGATTCCTGAAATATCTCGTGCTAATCGATTTGTATGCAGCGGCCATCCCTTTTTACGCAGCTCTTTACCAAGCGTTCAAGCTGTTGGTCTTAATTGATAAGAACAGTGCTTTCTCTGATTTGTCTGTGGCCGCACTAAAGAATATTAAATATTGCGGCGTTGCGATCAGTCTGTTGTATGTGGCGGGCTTGCCGCTGTTCTATCTCATTGCAGAGAAAGACGACGCTCCGGGCATCATCGTAATCGGAATGGTCATCGTTTTTGCTTCGATGGTGATTGCCGTGTTTGCGGCTGTCCTTCAAAAGTTGCTGCAAGAAGCCATCGTTATCAAATCAGAAAATGATTTAACGGTCTGA
- a CDS encoding helix-turn-helix domain-containing protein, giving the protein MTIIINIDVMLAKRKMSVTELAERVGITMANLSILKNGKAKAIRLSTLEAICKALDCQPGDLLEYQPDEGADDE; this is encoded by the coding sequence ATGACAATTATCATAAATATTGATGTGATGCTGGCGAAACGGAAAATGAGCGTCACGGAACTTGCGGAGAGGGTCGGCATCACAATGGCCAATCTGTCCATCTTGAAAAACGGCAAGGCGAAAGCGATCCGATTATCGACGCTGGAGGCGATTTGCAAAGCGCTGGATTGTCAGCCTGGCGATCTGTTGGAGTATCAGCCGGATGAGGGAGCCGATGATGAATAA
- a CDS encoding Rpn family recombination-promoting nuclease/putative transposase, with translation MVAIVKEQPEQYGVKLLELRNDFVFKSFFTDVRNNNLLLHFVNSIIGGTIISLKVIDPTNKMGHSSDKLSILDLRAITGTGEQINIEVQLERHKAFNERVLYYWSKTYASQIKSSEPYVNLKKVIQIIIVDFEMLPSSGIHSTFQLIEPTSGIVFSNNLVIHVLQLGKQQEKSSKEMDNLEKWMLFFKGDYETKEEIAMESSAFKEAFEEIKRLSMDPETVQLAINREIALRDHIQRLADAEEEGFEKGIKKGIKKGIKKGREQGLEEGREKGQEAKAIEIVQRLYEKSTPLSFIAEVTGMSVEEVKAIIDSTTKEP, from the coding sequence TTGGTCGCTATAGTGAAGGAGCAGCCCGAACAATACGGCGTGAAACTGCTTGAACTACGCAATGATTTTGTTTTCAAATCGTTTTTCACGGATGTAAGAAACAATAATCTACTTTTGCATTTCGTCAACTCGATTATAGGCGGGACCATCATCTCTTTGAAAGTTATTGATCCTACAAACAAGATGGGGCATTCATCCGATAAATTGTCTATTTTGGATCTAAGGGCGATAACGGGAACCGGGGAGCAGATCAACATCGAAGTACAATTGGAACGGCATAAGGCCTTCAATGAAAGGGTGCTGTACTATTGGTCAAAAACGTATGCCTCGCAGATAAAAAGCAGTGAACCTTATGTGAACCTGAAAAAAGTCATACAAATTATTATTGTTGATTTTGAAATGTTGCCTTCTAGCGGTATTCATAGTACATTCCAATTAATAGAACCAACTTCCGGTATCGTCTTTTCTAACAACTTGGTGATTCATGTCTTGCAATTAGGCAAACAGCAGGAAAAATCATCAAAAGAAATGGACAATCTGGAAAAATGGATGCTTTTTTTCAAAGGAGATTATGAGACTAAGGAGGAAATCGCTATGGAAAGTTCCGCTTTCAAAGAAGCCTTCGAAGAGATCAAACGGTTAAGCATGGACCCCGAAACAGTCCAACTCGCCATCAATCGAGAGATTGCGTTACGGGATCATATTCAGCGTTTGGCCGATGCCGAAGAGGAGGGATTTGAAAAAGGGATAAAAAAAGGAATAAAAAAAGGAATAAAAAAAGGGAGAGAACAAGGTTTAGAAGAGGGACGAGAAAAGGGACAGGAGGCTAAAGCAATAGAAATTGTTCAAAGGCTCTATGAGAAGTCCACTCCTCTCTCTTTTATTGCCGAGGTCACTGGAATGTCCGTTGAGGAAGTGAAAGCAATAATTGACTCCACAACAAAGGAACCCTGA
- a CDS encoding DUF817 domain-containing protein, with protein MKGAFQQIVRFGWEQALSCLFPVIIFGSLALTQVIPLPFLPRYDWLLIIFLLTQWGMVRSGLETRDELKVITLFHLIGLALELFKVHMGSWLYPEEGYIKVGGVPLYSGFMYASVASYLCQAWRRLRVELVKWPPFFVVIPLGAAIYLNFFMHHFWIDVRWWLAAFVILVFWKSWVTYEVNGTKYRMPIALSFVLIGFFIWIAENIATFLGAWQYPNQAEAWSLVHLGKVSSWLLLVIVSFLIVATLKQAKGKMN; from the coding sequence ATGAAAGGTGCATTCCAACAAATTGTCCGTTTTGGCTGGGAGCAGGCACTTTCCTGTTTGTTCCCCGTCATCATTTTCGGTTCTCTAGCTCTAACTCAAGTTATTCCGCTTCCTTTCCTGCCGCGGTATGACTGGCTGCTCATCATTTTCCTTCTCACGCAGTGGGGAATGGTGCGTTCGGGACTTGAAACGCGGGATGAGCTGAAGGTCATCACGTTGTTCCACTTGATTGGCCTGGCTCTTGAGCTATTCAAAGTACATATGGGATCCTGGTTATACCCGGAAGAAGGATATATTAAAGTCGGAGGCGTGCCTTTATATAGCGGATTCATGTATGCAAGTGTCGCCAGCTATCTTTGCCAAGCGTGGAGGAGGTTACGGGTCGAACTTGTGAAGTGGCCGCCGTTTTTCGTTGTTATTCCACTAGGTGCTGCGATTTATTTGAACTTTTTTATGCATCATTTTTGGATTGACGTTCGTTGGTGGTTAGCCGCGTTCGTCATTCTCGTCTTTTGGAAATCTTGGGTCACCTATGAGGTGAATGGGACAAAGTATCGGATGCCAATCGCATTATCATTTGTGCTCATCGGATTTTTTATATGGATTGCTGAAAATATCGCCACATTTTTAGGAGCTTGGCAATATCCGAATCAAGCCGAAGCATGGAGTCTCGTGCATCTTGGAAAGGTGAGTTCGTGGCTTTTATTGGTCATCGTCAGTTTTCTAATCGTCGCTACGTTAAAGCAGGCGAAGGGAAAAATGAACTAA
- the brnQ gene encoding branched-chain amino acid transport system II carrier protein, protein MQKKLSFSSYLVIGVMLFALFFGAGNLIFPAQLGQNSGMNLTPAVIGFLITGVGLPFLGILAMGFSGSRNLQDLASRIHPVYAIVFTSLLYLTIGPFFAAPRTGAVAFDIGFAPFIDEAWMTIALAIFTFFFFAITLWLSLNPSRIVDSVGKILSPGIIILLIGLIVMVVIKPMGAIQPAEEAYASGPFIKGFMEGYNTMDALASLVFGIIVINVIRSMGVTNRKGILAATAKTGVVATAFLALIYMGIAYLGAVSTETFGLLETGGQVLSQASEYYLGSLGIILLAIVIILACLTTSIGLITACGEYFHTILPKVSYKIWVTIFSTFCFVISNFGLSNIITYSVPVLMFLYPLAIVLILLTFLSPLFKHSQIVYVSATIVAFCIGIIDGLKTLCKSLEIEYFGWMKPIVSFYEQVLPFYNDGLGWVLPALAVILITGLIARGSNLATEEA, encoded by the coding sequence ATGCAGAAAAAACTATCATTTTCTTCCTACCTTGTAATAGGGGTTATGTTATTTGCATTATTTTTTGGTGCTGGAAATTTAATTTTCCCTGCGCAACTGGGCCAAAATTCCGGTATGAACTTAACGCCTGCTGTAATTGGTTTTTTGATTACTGGAGTCGGATTGCCGTTTTTAGGGATCTTGGCGATGGGATTTTCGGGAAGCCGGAATCTCCAAGACCTAGCGAGCCGTATTCATCCGGTCTATGCGATCGTCTTCACATCGCTATTATATTTGACAATCGGACCGTTTTTTGCTGCACCACGGACGGGAGCCGTAGCGTTTGATATCGGATTCGCTCCATTTATCGATGAAGCGTGGATGACAATAGCACTTGCCATCTTCACTTTCTTCTTTTTCGCTATCACATTATGGTTGTCCTTGAATCCGTCCCGAATCGTCGACTCAGTAGGTAAAATATTATCACCAGGAATCATCATTTTACTTATCGGTCTAATTGTCATGGTTGTCATAAAGCCGATGGGGGCCATTCAACCTGCGGAAGAGGCATATGCAAGCGGGCCGTTTATCAAAGGTTTCATGGAAGGCTATAACACAATGGATGCATTGGCTTCCCTCGTATTCGGGATTATCGTCATCAATGTCATCCGCTCGATGGGCGTAACGAATCGAAAAGGCATCTTAGCGGCAACCGCGAAAACGGGGGTTGTGGCAACCGCTTTTCTTGCACTGATTTACATGGGGATCGCCTATTTGGGAGCTGTAAGCACGGAGACGTTCGGCTTACTCGAGACGGGAGGGCAAGTCCTTTCACAAGCGTCCGAATATTATCTTGGATCCCTCGGTATTATATTGCTTGCGATCGTCATCATTTTAGCTTGTTTGACGACTAGCATCGGATTGATAACAGCTTGTGGTGAGTATTTCCATACGATCCTTCCGAAAGTCAGCTATAAAATATGGGTTACGATTTTCTCGACGTTTTGTTTTGTTATTTCAAATTTTGGATTGTCGAATATCATTACGTATTCCGTTCCCGTGTTAATGTTCCTTTATCCGTTAGCCATCGTCCTTATCCTATTGACATTTCTATCTCCACTATTCAAACATTCACAAATTGTCTATGTGTCCGCGACCATCGTCGCCTTTTGCATCGGGATTATCGATGGATTGAAGACGCTTTGCAAGTCACTTGAAATTGAATACTTCGGTTGGATGAAACCGATCGTTTCATTTTACGAACAAGTATTGCCGTTCTATAATGACGGTCTCGGTTGGGTCTTGCCGGCGCTCGCTGTCATTCTGATCACAGGTTTGATTGCACGAGGAAGTAACCTTGCAACTGAGGAAGCATAA
- a CDS encoding MATE family efflux transporter, with translation MKQHDFTEGNIVKQLFFFSAPILITNLLQVSYQFIDSLWVGNLIGADALGAVALSGTVIFTVLSFVIGVNNAALTILSQQKGKGNEAGLRRYLNAFVVLLTVMAIVLGVAGYLLAEPILLLLGTPEKMVEMAASYLRINFIGILFLFGYNFIGTAFRAMGDSKSPLYFVLTAVILNAVLDPFFIAVCGWGIEGAGYATVVSQGIAFLIGIYYSIKGSRIPFSKPHIPARHEVLAILKLGIPAGLQMSVISAGVMAIMSVVASFGPAVVAGYGAAQRLDSLIMLPAQALGTAVNSMAGQNIGAGRWDRVHLITRYGFLYNLIVMLILAFAIVLFADYGIRLFITETEAADFGANYLKMIAFFYPFLGVNFILNGAVRAAGAMFQVLVLNIISFWVLRYPITYFLSGLFGEKGIALGMGISFIISSIIAFLYYRYGRWKKVNAIADGS, from the coding sequence GTGAAGCAACATGATTTTACAGAAGGGAATATTGTGAAGCAGCTCTTTTTCTTTTCGGCTCCTATCTTAATTACGAACTTACTGCAAGTATCATATCAATTCATCGATAGCTTATGGGTCGGTAATCTGATCGGGGCGGATGCCCTGGGAGCTGTGGCATTGTCTGGAACAGTCATTTTCACGGTCCTCTCTTTCGTGATCGGTGTGAATAATGCAGCGCTGACGATCTTATCCCAACAAAAGGGGAAAGGGAATGAGGCGGGACTTCGGCGATATTTGAACGCTTTTGTTGTCCTCCTAACGGTTATGGCAATCGTGCTTGGCGTGGCAGGTTACTTGCTGGCAGAGCCCATTTTACTATTACTCGGAACGCCGGAGAAGATGGTAGAAATGGCTGCATCCTATTTGCGGATCAATTTTATTGGGATTTTGTTTTTATTTGGCTATAATTTCATCGGCACGGCCTTCCGAGCGATGGGAGACTCAAAGTCACCGCTTTATTTCGTACTGACAGCTGTTATTTTGAATGCCGTATTGGACCCGTTTTTCATTGCTGTGTGCGGTTGGGGCATCGAAGGGGCGGGGTACGCAACGGTAGTTTCGCAAGGAATCGCTTTTCTAATAGGGATTTACTATTCCATCAAGGGAAGTCGCATACCGTTTTCCAAGCCCCATATTCCGGCGCGACACGAAGTACTCGCTATATTGAAATTGGGAATTCCCGCAGGTTTACAGATGAGTGTCATTTCCGCCGGAGTGATGGCCATCATGAGTGTAGTCGCGTCTTTCGGTCCTGCTGTAGTAGCCGGCTACGGGGCCGCCCAGCGGTTGGATAGCTTGATCATGCTGCCGGCGCAAGCGCTCGGAACAGCCGTCAATAGTATGGCGGGGCAAAATATCGGAGCGGGGAGATGGGACCGTGTACATCTGATTACAAGGTACGGCTTCCTGTATAATCTTATTGTCATGCTTATCTTGGCGTTTGCCATCGTTCTGTTCGCGGATTATGGGATCCGGTTATTCATCACAGAGACGGAAGCTGCCGATTTTGGTGCTAATTATTTGAAAATGATCGCTTTTTTCTATCCTTTCCTTGGCGTCAATTTCATCCTCAATGGGGCAGTCCGAGCAGCAGGAGCCATGTTTCAAGTTCTTGTTTTGAATATTATATCGTTTTGGGTGTTGCGCTATCCGATTACGTATTTCCTATCGGGCCTTTTCGGTGAAAAAGGAATCGCACTTGGCATGGGCATCAGTTTTATTATCAGCAGTATCATCGCATTCCTTTATTATCGATACGGAAGATGGAAAAAGGTGAATGCGATCGCGGATGGATCATAA
- a CDS encoding 3D domain-containing protein gives MRKFLGTLIIVIALLVSGANESYAASSTYTVKKGDSLYKIAKTHQVSVAQLKSWNNLKSNTIHPKQKLKVAAPSKTAAAKKAAAKPVAKTPSRSDEGNVVREFTVSASAYTANCNGCSGVTKTGINLKRNPDVKVIAVDPNVIKLGTKVWVEGYGYAIAGDTGSAIKGNKIDVFFPTKSQAYQWGRKSVKIKVLE, from the coding sequence TTGAGAAAATTTCTTGGGACCCTCATTATCGTAATTGCTTTATTGGTCAGCGGTGCGAATGAAAGCTATGCCGCATCGTCCACGTACACCGTAAAGAAGGGCGACTCGTTATATAAAATCGCGAAGACGCATCAGGTGTCGGTTGCCCAATTGAAATCCTGGAATAACTTAAAATCGAATACGATCCATCCGAAACAAAAATTGAAAGTGGCGGCTCCAAGCAAGACAGCCGCAGCGAAAAAAGCAGCAGCCAAACCGGTCGCGAAAACTCCGTCGCGGTCGGATGAAGGGAACGTCGTGAGGGAATTCACGGTTTCCGCCAGCGCCTATACAGCAAATTGCAATGGCTGTTCGGGTGTTACAAAAACCGGCATCAATTTGAAACGGAATCCGGATGTTAAAGTCATCGCCGTTGATCCGAATGTCATTAAGCTGGGAACGAAAGTGTGGGTGGAAGGTTACGGCTACGCAATCGCCGGAGATACCGGAAGCGCCATCAAAGGGAATAAGATAGATGTATTCTTCCCGACGAAAAGCCAAGCGTATCAATGGGGACGCAAAAGCGTTAAAATCAAGGTACTGGAATGA